The following are encoded together in the Choloepus didactylus isolate mChoDid1 chromosome 7, mChoDid1.pri, whole genome shotgun sequence genome:
- the PPP1R10 gene encoding serine/threonine-protein phosphatase 1 regulatory subunit 10 isoform X1 → MGSGPIDPKELLKGLDSFLNRDGEVKSVDGISKIFSLMKEARKMVSRCTYLNILLQTRSPEILVKFIDVGGYKLLNNWLTYSKTTNNVPLLQQILLTLQHLPLTVDHLKQNNTAKLVKQLSKSSEDEELRKLASVLVSDWMAVIRSQSSTQPAEKDKKKRKEEGKSRTTPPERPLTEVKAETRAEEVPEKKKEKPKSLRTTAPSHAKFRSTGLELETPSLVPVKKNASAVVVSDKYNLKPIPLKRQSSSYNSLAAAPGDAAPHAEKKYKPLNTTPNATKEIKVKIIPPQPMEGLGFLDALNSAPVPGIKIKKKKKVLSPTAAKPSPFEGKASTEPSTKPSSPEPAPPSEAMDIDRPGTPVPPVEVPELMDTASLESGALDAKPVESPGDPSQLTRKGRKRKTVTWPEEGKLREYFYFELDETERVNVNKIKDFGEAAKREILSDRHAFETARRLSHDNMEEKVPWVCPRPLALPSPLVTPGSNSQERYIQAEREKGILQELFLNKESPHEPDPEPYEPIPPKLIPLDEECSMDETTYVETLEPGGAGGSPDGAGGSKLPPVLANLMGSMGAGKSPQGPGGGGINVQEILTSIMGSPNSHPSEELLKQPDYSDKLKQMLVPHGLLGPGPIANGFPPGGPGGPKGMQHFPPGPGGPMPGPHGGPGGPGGPVGPRLLGPPPPPRGGDPFWDGPGDPMRGGPMRGGPGPGPGPYHRGRGGRGGNEPPPPPPPPFRGARGGRSGGGPPNGRGGPGGGMGGGGGHRPHEGPGGGMAGGSGHRPHEGPGGGMGGSGGHRPHEGPGGSMGGSGGHRPHEGPGHGGPHGHRPHDVPGHRGHDHRGPPPHEHRGHDGPGHGGGGHRGHDGGHSHGGDMSNRPVCRHFMMKGNCRYENNCAFYHPGVNGPPLP, encoded by the exons ATGGGTTCAGGTCCCATAGACCCCAAAGAGCTTCTCAAGGGCCTGGATAGCTTCCTTAACCGAGATGGGGAAGTGAAGAGTGTGGATGGGATTTCTAAGATCTTCAG TCTGATGAAGGAAGCACGAAAGATGGTGAGTCGATGCACTTACTTGAACATTCTCCTGCAGACCCGTTCACCAGAAATATTGGTCAA GTTTATTGACGTTGGTGGCTACAAGCTTCTTAACAATTGGCTGACATattcaaagacaaccaacaacgTTCCCCTCTTGCAGCAAATTCTACTGACCCTGCAGCACCTGCCACTCACCGTGGACCATCTCAAGCAG AACAATACAGCCAAACTGGTGAAGCAATTGAGCAAGTCAAGTGAGGATGAAG AGCTCCGAAAATTGGCCTCAGTCCTTGTCAGCGACTGGATGGCTGTCATCCGCTCCCAGAGTAGTACACAGCCTGCTG AGAAAGATAAGAAGAAAcgtaaagaagagggaaaaagtcGAACCACTCCTCCTGAGCGGCCCttgactgaggtgaaggctgagACCCGGGCTGAGGAGGTcccagagaagaagaaggagaaaccCAAGTCTCTTCGAACCACAGCACCCAGTCACGCCAAGTTCCGTTCCACTG GTCTAGAGCTGGAGACACCGTCTCTGGTGCCTGTGAAGAAGAATGCCAGTGCTGTGGTGGTCTCTGACAAGTACAACCTCAAACCCATCCCCCTGAAGCGTCAGAG TTCCTCTTACAACAGTTTGGCAGCTGCTCCAGGGGATGCTGCCCCCCATGCAGAGAAGAAATATAAGCCACTCAACACAACACCCAATGCCACCAAAGAGATCAAAGTGAAGATCATCCCGCCACAGC CCATGGAGGGCCTGGGCTTTCTGGATGCTCTCAATTCAGCCCCTGTTCCAGGCAtcaaaattaagaagaaaaagaaggtgcTGTCACCTACAGCTGCCAAG CCAAGTCCCTTTGAAGGGAAAGCAAGCACAGAACCGAGCACAAAACCTTCTTCCCCAGAACCAGCACCTCCTTCTGAGGCTATGGACATAGACCGTCCAGGGACTCCAGTTCCCCCTGTTGAAGTTCCAGAGCTCATGGATACTG CATCTTTGGAGTCAGGGGCTCTGGATGCTAAGCCAGTGGAGAGTCCTGGAGATCCTAGCCAACTCACACGTAAAGGCAGGAAGAGGAAAACTGTGACGTGGCCTGAGGAGGGCAAACTGAGAGAATACTTCTATTTTGAACTGGATGAAACTGAACGAG TAAATGTGAATAAAATCAAGGACTTTGGTGAGGCAGCAAAGCGAGAGATACTGTCAGACCGACATGCGTTTGAAACAGCCCGGCGTCTGAGCCATGACAACATGGAGGAGAAGGTGCCCTGGGTGTGCCCCCGGCCCCTGGCTCTGCCCTCACCTCTTGTCACCCCTGGAAGCAACAGTCAGGAACGATACATTCAGGCTGAACGGGAGAAAGGAATCCTTCAGGAGCTCTTCCTGAATAAGGAGAG TCCTCATGAGCCTGATCCTGAACCCTACGAACCCATTCCCCCTAAACTCATCCCTCTAGATGAG gAATGTTCCATGGATGAAACCACATATGTTGAGACCCTGGAGCCTGGGGGGGCAGGTGGCTCACCTGATGGAGCAGGTGGCTCCAAGTTGCCTCCTGTTCTGGCCAATCTGATGGGGAGCATGGGTGCGGGGAAGAGCCCCCAGGGCCCTGGAGGCGGAGGAATCAATGTCCAGGAGATCCTCACCTCCATCATG GGCAGCCCAAACAGTCATCCCTCAGAAGAACTGCTGAAACAGCCAGACTACTCAGACAAGCTCAAGCAAATGCTGG TACCACATGGACTTCTAGGCCCTGGGCCAATAGCCAATGGTTTCCCACCAGGAGGCCCTGGAGGCCCCAAGGGCATGCAGCATTTCCCCCCTGGCCCTGGGGGACCTATGCCAG gcCCTCATGGAGGCCCTGGGGGCCCTGGTGGGCCAGTGGGTCCACGTCTCTTaggtcccccaccccctccccgggGCGGTGATCCCTTCTGGGATGGCCCAGGTGACCCCATGCGTGGTGGACCAATGCGGGGGGGTCCTGGACCAGGTCCTGGGCCATACCATAGAGGCCGTGGTGGCCGAGGAGGAAATgaacctcctcctcctcctcctcctccattccGAGGGGCCAGaggaggtcgctctggtggaggACCCCCAAATGGACGAGGGGGCCCCGGTGGGGGCATGGGCGGTGGCGGTGGTCATCGTCCCCATGAAGGCCCTGGTGGTGGCATGGCTGGGGGCAGCGGACATCGCCCCCACGAAGGCCCTGGCGGAGGCATGGGTGGCAGTGGTGGCCATCGTCCCCATGAAGGCCCTGGTGGGAGCATGGGTGGCAGTGGTGGCCATCGCCCCCATGAAGGTCCTGGACATGGGGGGCCCCATGGCCACCGGCCTCATGATGTCCCTGGTCACCGAGGCCACGACCATCGAGGGCCACCCCCTCATGAGCACCGCGGCCATGATGGTCCTGGCCACGGGGGAGGGGGCCACCGAGGGCACGATGGAGGCCACAGCCATGGAGGAG ATATGTCAAACCGGCCTGTTTGCCGACATTTCATGATGAAGGGCAACTGCCGCTATGAGAACAACTGTGCCTTCTACCACCCGGGTGTCAATGGGCCCCCCTTGCCCTAG
- the PPP1R10 gene encoding serine/threonine-protein phosphatase 1 regulatory subunit 10 isoform X2, whose amino-acid sequence MGSGPIDPKELLKGLDSFLNRDGEVKSVDGISKIFSLMKEARKMVSRCTYLNILLQTRSPEILVKFIDVGGYKLLNNWLTYSKTTNNVPLLQQILLTLQHLPLTVDHLKQNNTAKLVKQLSKSSEDEELRKLASVLVSDWMAVIRSQSSTQPAEKDKKKRKEEGKSRTTPPERPLTEVKAETRAEEVPEKKKEKPKSLRTTAPSHAKFRSTGLELETPSLVPVKKNASAVVVSDKYNLKPIPLKRQSLAAAPGDAAPHAEKKYKPLNTTPNATKEIKVKIIPPQPMEGLGFLDALNSAPVPGIKIKKKKKVLSPTAAKPSPFEGKASTEPSTKPSSPEPAPPSEAMDIDRPGTPVPPVEVPELMDTASLESGALDAKPVESPGDPSQLTRKGRKRKTVTWPEEGKLREYFYFELDETERVNVNKIKDFGEAAKREILSDRHAFETARRLSHDNMEEKVPWVCPRPLALPSPLVTPGSNSQERYIQAEREKGILQELFLNKESPHEPDPEPYEPIPPKLIPLDEECSMDETTYVETLEPGGAGGSPDGAGGSKLPPVLANLMGSMGAGKSPQGPGGGGINVQEILTSIMGSPNSHPSEELLKQPDYSDKLKQMLVPHGLLGPGPIANGFPPGGPGGPKGMQHFPPGPGGPMPGPHGGPGGPGGPVGPRLLGPPPPPRGGDPFWDGPGDPMRGGPMRGGPGPGPGPYHRGRGGRGGNEPPPPPPPPFRGARGGRSGGGPPNGRGGPGGGMGGGGGHRPHEGPGGGMAGGSGHRPHEGPGGGMGGSGGHRPHEGPGGSMGGSGGHRPHEGPGHGGPHGHRPHDVPGHRGHDHRGPPPHEHRGHDGPGHGGGGHRGHDGGHSHGGDMSNRPVCRHFMMKGNCRYENNCAFYHPGVNGPPLP is encoded by the exons ATGGGTTCAGGTCCCATAGACCCCAAAGAGCTTCTCAAGGGCCTGGATAGCTTCCTTAACCGAGATGGGGAAGTGAAGAGTGTGGATGGGATTTCTAAGATCTTCAG TCTGATGAAGGAAGCACGAAAGATGGTGAGTCGATGCACTTACTTGAACATTCTCCTGCAGACCCGTTCACCAGAAATATTGGTCAA GTTTATTGACGTTGGTGGCTACAAGCTTCTTAACAATTGGCTGACATattcaaagacaaccaacaacgTTCCCCTCTTGCAGCAAATTCTACTGACCCTGCAGCACCTGCCACTCACCGTGGACCATCTCAAGCAG AACAATACAGCCAAACTGGTGAAGCAATTGAGCAAGTCAAGTGAGGATGAAG AGCTCCGAAAATTGGCCTCAGTCCTTGTCAGCGACTGGATGGCTGTCATCCGCTCCCAGAGTAGTACACAGCCTGCTG AGAAAGATAAGAAGAAAcgtaaagaagagggaaaaagtcGAACCACTCCTCCTGAGCGGCCCttgactgaggtgaaggctgagACCCGGGCTGAGGAGGTcccagagaagaagaaggagaaaccCAAGTCTCTTCGAACCACAGCACCCAGTCACGCCAAGTTCCGTTCCACTG GTCTAGAGCTGGAGACACCGTCTCTGGTGCCTGTGAAGAAGAATGCCAGTGCTGTGGTGGTCTCTGACAAGTACAACCTCAAACCCATCCCCCTGAAGCGTCAGAG TTTGGCAGCTGCTCCAGGGGATGCTGCCCCCCATGCAGAGAAGAAATATAAGCCACTCAACACAACACCCAATGCCACCAAAGAGATCAAAGTGAAGATCATCCCGCCACAGC CCATGGAGGGCCTGGGCTTTCTGGATGCTCTCAATTCAGCCCCTGTTCCAGGCAtcaaaattaagaagaaaaagaaggtgcTGTCACCTACAGCTGCCAAG CCAAGTCCCTTTGAAGGGAAAGCAAGCACAGAACCGAGCACAAAACCTTCTTCCCCAGAACCAGCACCTCCTTCTGAGGCTATGGACATAGACCGTCCAGGGACTCCAGTTCCCCCTGTTGAAGTTCCAGAGCTCATGGATACTG CATCTTTGGAGTCAGGGGCTCTGGATGCTAAGCCAGTGGAGAGTCCTGGAGATCCTAGCCAACTCACACGTAAAGGCAGGAAGAGGAAAACTGTGACGTGGCCTGAGGAGGGCAAACTGAGAGAATACTTCTATTTTGAACTGGATGAAACTGAACGAG TAAATGTGAATAAAATCAAGGACTTTGGTGAGGCAGCAAAGCGAGAGATACTGTCAGACCGACATGCGTTTGAAACAGCCCGGCGTCTGAGCCATGACAACATGGAGGAGAAGGTGCCCTGGGTGTGCCCCCGGCCCCTGGCTCTGCCCTCACCTCTTGTCACCCCTGGAAGCAACAGTCAGGAACGATACATTCAGGCTGAACGGGAGAAAGGAATCCTTCAGGAGCTCTTCCTGAATAAGGAGAG TCCTCATGAGCCTGATCCTGAACCCTACGAACCCATTCCCCCTAAACTCATCCCTCTAGATGAG gAATGTTCCATGGATGAAACCACATATGTTGAGACCCTGGAGCCTGGGGGGGCAGGTGGCTCACCTGATGGAGCAGGTGGCTCCAAGTTGCCTCCTGTTCTGGCCAATCTGATGGGGAGCATGGGTGCGGGGAAGAGCCCCCAGGGCCCTGGAGGCGGAGGAATCAATGTCCAGGAGATCCTCACCTCCATCATG GGCAGCCCAAACAGTCATCCCTCAGAAGAACTGCTGAAACAGCCAGACTACTCAGACAAGCTCAAGCAAATGCTGG TACCACATGGACTTCTAGGCCCTGGGCCAATAGCCAATGGTTTCCCACCAGGAGGCCCTGGAGGCCCCAAGGGCATGCAGCATTTCCCCCCTGGCCCTGGGGGACCTATGCCAG gcCCTCATGGAGGCCCTGGGGGCCCTGGTGGGCCAGTGGGTCCACGTCTCTTaggtcccccaccccctccccgggGCGGTGATCCCTTCTGGGATGGCCCAGGTGACCCCATGCGTGGTGGACCAATGCGGGGGGGTCCTGGACCAGGTCCTGGGCCATACCATAGAGGCCGTGGTGGCCGAGGAGGAAATgaacctcctcctcctcctcctcctccattccGAGGGGCCAGaggaggtcgctctggtggaggACCCCCAAATGGACGAGGGGGCCCCGGTGGGGGCATGGGCGGTGGCGGTGGTCATCGTCCCCATGAAGGCCCTGGTGGTGGCATGGCTGGGGGCAGCGGACATCGCCCCCACGAAGGCCCTGGCGGAGGCATGGGTGGCAGTGGTGGCCATCGTCCCCATGAAGGCCCTGGTGGGAGCATGGGTGGCAGTGGTGGCCATCGCCCCCATGAAGGTCCTGGACATGGGGGGCCCCATGGCCACCGGCCTCATGATGTCCCTGGTCACCGAGGCCACGACCATCGAGGGCCACCCCCTCATGAGCACCGCGGCCATGATGGTCCTGGCCACGGGGGAGGGGGCCACCGAGGGCACGATGGAGGCCACAGCCATGGAGGAG ATATGTCAAACCGGCCTGTTTGCCGACATTTCATGATGAAGGGCAACTGCCGCTATGAGAACAACTGTGCCTTCTACCACCCGGGTGTCAATGGGCCCCCCTTGCCCTAG